One Stigmatopora argus isolate UIUO_Sarg chromosome 20, RoL_Sarg_1.0, whole genome shotgun sequence genomic region harbors:
- the gigyf1a gene encoding GRB10-interacting GYF protein 1 isoform X3, with amino-acid sequence MTAETLNFGPEWLRALSSGGSVTSPPPSPAMPKYKLADYRYGREEMLALYIKDNKVPEDMQDKEFAAVLQEEPMQPLALVPLTEEEQRNFSMSVNSVAVQRLLGRPAGGASPAGVVRGRGATRGGRGRGRAESSTFYQRCIEDAEVSFGRSSREIHRSQSWDDRGERRFEKPLRREGGRPGFEESAGPGAPGRKEYTRADSDNWRTLREEQEGEEPEPGSNWRVAGPRRDDGGPRSAGWRDHGGPGEGRRRKFDFDFGGSEATGAGRRRAGSEGPEDDRDGLPEWCMDEEDGGMGTFDSSGAFMPMKVSPGDPRQLSPLFIVISQKGGKDTILEEDLEFKGIEEEEEESPPDADRPGGDGDKDRKEAASPSMDAEAKPAPPTSSPPTHCAPPSLEPLPSYRGPPADNVQLSNSHPLKDSSAPSEDLSLVVGSKTQASPNTASSSSSSSALPPPPPSSAAPLLPTSGVGDIEDDEGMKHLQQEAEKMVASLQDTSLEEECFTQALQQESRNTAAALPLSHEAAMKWFYKDPQGEIQGPFTTVEMCEWFQAGYFTMTLLVKRGCDEGFQPLGEVIKMWGRVPFAPGPSPPPLLVRQPPPTQRPQPTRGPAGTGSQSSANIDDGKGWMQKGGKMDRQATGNLDQERLKKQQELAAAALYQQLQQQQLFQLINRCSEQGMMPSMNRSMSVPDTGSMWDMHTSASQPSGGEASLWDITMNPSTQGPTLEQLQKLQQERREAELRAKREEEEQRKRREEKRRQQEEQKRREDEDLFRRKQLQCRQQQELIMKLLQQGPGAGSSSWSGASSSGLSKTGKPQTLTLLEMQQETERLLKQQQHQQQRVQQQQQQQRERHSGMSMGSSSMGSQWVDSVGLWGGPGGMEGKSGSMGMWEEAVKNQASLRGNGNNNLGLKNSRSSPSLSEQYMMRRKRTDDEDKLLKLLQGMKPQDGFTTWCEQMLHALNTSACNSSSPDVATIVAYLKEVESPYAVLDFIRSYLGDTVEAKEFAKQFLERRAKQKANQQRQQQQLSKEVAGLNMNFPLQDSMRGMNASTLQSMFQANHMGKVGLYENQGGKMKKKQPVMLHTDPSILGYSFHSTAECLSLNEMEMVEDY; translated from the exons ATGACTGCTGAGACTCTCAACTTCGGCCCAGAATG GCTCCGTGCACTGTCCAGTGGGGGGAGTGTGACGTCCCCTCCTCCATCCCCCGCCATGCCAAAGTACAAGCTGGCCGATTACCGCTACGGCCGAGAGGAGATGTTAGCACTTTATATCAAAGACAACAAG GTCCCGGAGGACATGCAGGATAAGGAATTCGCTGCTGTTCTGCAGGAAGAGCCCATGCAGCCGCTGGCATTGGTGCCTCTCACTGAGGAGGAGCAG AGGAACTTCTCCATGTCGGTGAACAGCGTGGCCGTACAGCGGCTCTTGGGGAGGCCGGCAGGCGGAGCTTCCCCGGCCGGCGTGGTCCGAGGACGAGGCGCCACCCGAGGCGGCAGAG GCCGGGGCCGTGCAGAAAGTAGCACCTTTTACCAAAGATGTATTGAAGATGCTGAGGTTAGCTTTGGGCGGAGCTCCAGAGAGATACATCGTAGCCAGAGCTGGGATGACCG AGGCGAGCGTCGCTTTGAGAAACCCCTCCGCCGGGAGGGAGGACGCCCTGGTTTCGAGGAGTCGGCGGGTCCCGGGGCACCCGGGAGGAAGGAGTACACAAGGGCTGACAGCGATAACTGGCGCACCCTCCGGGAGGAGCAAGAGGGGGAGGAGCCTGAGCCGGGAAGCAACTGGAGAGTCGCCGGACCCCGCAGAGACG ATGGCGGTCCCCGCTCAGCGGGCTGGCGGGATCACGGCGGTCCGGGCGAAGGGCGCCGGCGCAAGTTCGATTTTGACTTCGGGGGCTCCGAAGCCACCGGCGCCGGCCGTCGGCGCGCCGGCAGCGAAGGGCCCGAGGACGATCGGGACGGCCTGCCCGAGTGGTGTATGGATGAGGAGGACGGCGGGATGGGGACCTTTGACTCCTCCGGCGCGTTCATGCCCATGAAGGTGAGCCCCGGTGACCCCCGCCAACTTTCACCGCTATTCATTGTTATTTCTCAGAAGGGTGGCAAGGATACAATCTTGGAGGAAGACTTGGAGTTCAAGGGCatcgaggaagaagaggaggagagtCCTCCCGACGCCGACAGGCCCGGCGGCGATGGCGACAAAGACCGCAAAGAAGCCGCTTCGCCTTCCATGGACGCAGAGGCAAAGCCGGCGCCGCCCACTTCGTCCCCACCTACCCATTGTGCCCCTCCATCTCTGGAGCCCCTGCCCAGCTACCGCGGCCCACCCGCCGACAACGTTCAGCTGAGCAACAGCCACCCTTTAAAAGACAGTAGCGCACCGAGCGAAG ATTTGTCTCTGGTCGTTGGATCCAAGACGCAGGCCAGCCCAAACActgcctcctcttcctcctcctcctcggcgCTGCCTCCGCCACCGCCATCTTCCGCTGCTCCGCTCCTCCCTACGTCCGGGGTGGGAGACATTGAGGATGACGAGGGAATGAAACACCTGCAACAG GAGGCCGAGAAGATGGTGGCATCGCTGCAGGACACCTCCTTGGAAGAAGAGTGTTTCACGCAGGCTCTGCAGCAGGAGAGCCGCAACACGGCGGCCGCCCTGCCTCTGTCGCACGAGGCCGCCATGAAGTGGTTTTACAAAGACCCGCAGGGAGAGATTCAGG GTCCCTTCACCACGGTGGAGATGTGCGAGTGGTTCCAAGCGGGCTACTTCACCATGACCCTCCTGGTCAAGCGGGGCTGCGACGAGGGCTTCCAACCACTGGGCGAAGTCATCAAGATGTGGGGCCGAGTCCCCTTCGCCCCAGGTCCCTCCCCGCCTCCCCTGCTGGTGAGGCAGCCCCCACCAACGCAGCGCCCGCAGCCCACCCGGGGCCCCGCAGGAACCGGGAGTCAGAGCTCGGCCAACATCGACGATGGGAAAGGATGGATGCAGAAGGGAGGGAAGATGGATAGACAGGCCACG GGAAACCTGGATCAGGAGCGTCTGAAGAAACAGCAGGAACTGGCCGCGGCGGCTCTCTATCAGCAACTCCAACAGCAGCAGTTATTCCAGCTCATTAACAG gtgcagTGAGCAGGGTATGATGCCTTCGATGAACAGGTCGATGTCAGTGCCAGATACAGGGTCCATGTGGGACATGCATACCTCAGCTTCACAGCCATCAG GTGGTGAAGCCAGTCTTTGGGACATAACAATGAATCCTTCTACTCAGGGTCCAACTCTGGAACAGCTTCAAAAG CTCCAGCAGGAGAGGCGAGAAGCCGAACTCAGGGCGAagcgggaggaggaggagcaacgCAAAAGGAGGGAGGAGAAGAGGAGACAACAAGAGGAACAAAAGAGAAGGGAGGACGAGGATCTTTTTAGACGCAAGCAG CTTCAGTGCCGCCAGCAGCAGGAGTTGATCATGAAGCTCCTGCAGCAGGGGCCGGGGGCCGGCAGCTCCAGCTGGAGTGGGGCGTCTTCCTCTGGGCTCTCCAAAACGGGGAAGCCCCAAACGCTGACTCTGCTGGAGATGCAGCAGGAGACGGAGAGGCTCTtgaagcagcagcagcatcaaCAGCAGAGggttcagcagcagcagcagcagcagaggGAGCGG CACTCGGGCATGTCCATGGGGAGTTCCTCCATGGGGAGCCAGTGGGTGGACAGCGTGGGGCTGTGGGGAGGCCCCGGAGGCATGGAGGGGAAGAGCGGCAGCATGGGCATGTGGGAGGAGGCCGTCAAGAACCAGGCCAGCCTGCGCGGCAATGGCAACAATAACCTGGGCTTGAAGAACAGCCGCAGCAGCCCTTCGCTCAG CGAGCAGTACATGATGCGGCGCAAGCGCACCGACGATGAGGACAAGCTGCTGAAGCTCTTGCAGGGCATGAAACCTCAGGACGGTTTCACCACCTGGTGTGAGCAGATGCTGCACGCCCTCAACACCTCCGCTTGCAACTCCTCTTCTCCGGATG TCGCCACGATCGTGGCGTACCTGAAGGAGGTGGAGTCTCCCTATGCAGTGTTGGACTTCATCCGGTCCTACCTGGGGGACACCGTGGAAGCCAAAGAGTTCGCCAAACAGTTTCTGGAACGACGTGCCAAACAGAAAGCCAACCAACagaggcagcagcagcag CTATCAAAGGAGGTGGCTGGCCTGAACATGAACTTCCCTCTGCAA GACTCCATGCGAGGTATGAATGCCAGCACCCTGCAGTCCATGTTCCAAGCCAACCACATGGGCAAGGTTGGTCTCTATGAAAACCAAGGagggaagatgaaaaaaaaacagcccgtGATGCTGCACACCGATCCCAGCATCTTAG GCTACTCATTCCACAGTACGGCCGAGTGTCTGAGCCTAAATGAGATGGAGATGGTGGAGGATTACTGA
- the gigyf1a gene encoding GRB10-interacting GYF protein 1 isoform X6 — protein sequence MTAETLNFGPEWLRALSSGGSVTSPPPSPAMPKYKLADYRYGREEMLALYIKDNKVPEDMQDKEFAAVLQEEPMQPLALVPLTEEEQRNFSMSVNSVAVQRLLGRPAGGASPAGVVRGRGATRGGRGRGRAESSTFYQRCIEDAEVSFGRSSREIHRSQSWDDRGERRFEKPLRREGGRPGFEESAGPGAPGRKEYTRADSDNWRTLREEQEGEEPEPGSNWRVAGPRRDDGGPRSAGWRDHGGPGEGRRRKFDFDFGGSEATGAGRRRAGSEGPEDDRDGLPEWCMDEEDGGMGTFDSSGAFMPMKKGGKDTILEEDLEFKGIEEEEEESPPDADRPGGDGDKDRKEAASPSMDAEAKPAPPTSSPPTHCAPPSLEPLPSYRGPPADNVQLSNSHPLKDSSAPSEDLSLVVGSKTQASPNTASSSSSSSALPPPPPSSAAPLLPTSGVGDIEDDEGMKHLQQEAEKMVASLQDTSLEEECFTQALQQESRNTAAALPLSHEAAMKWFYKDPQGEIQGPFTTVEMCEWFQAGYFTMTLLVKRGCDEGFQPLGEVIKMWGRVPFAPGPSPPPLLVRQPPPTQRPQPTRGPAGTGSQSSANIDDGKGWMQKGGKMDRQATGNLDQERLKKQQELAAAALYQQLQQQQLFQLINRCSEQGMMPSMNRSMSVPDTGSMWDMHTSASQPSGGEASLWDITMNPSTQGPTLEQLQKLQQERREAELRAKREEEEQRKRREEKRRQQEEQKRREDEDLFRRKQCRQQQELIMKLLQQGPGAGSSSWSGASSSGLSKTGKPQTLTLLEMQQETERLLKQQQHQQQRVQQQQQQQRERHSGMSMGSSSMGSQWVDSVGLWGGPGGMEGKSGSMGMWEEAVKNQASLRGNGNNNLGLKNSRSSPSLSEQYMMRRKRTDDEDKLLKLLQGMKPQDGFTTWCEQMLHALNTSACNSSSPDVATIVAYLKEVESPYAVLDFIRSYLGDTVEAKEFAKQFLERRAKQKANQQRQQQQLSKEVAGLNMNFPLQDSMRGMNASTLQSMFQANHMGKVGLYENQGGKMKKKQPVMLHTDPSILGYSFHSTAECLSLNEMEMVEDY from the exons ATGACTGCTGAGACTCTCAACTTCGGCCCAGAATG GCTCCGTGCACTGTCCAGTGGGGGGAGTGTGACGTCCCCTCCTCCATCCCCCGCCATGCCAAAGTACAAGCTGGCCGATTACCGCTACGGCCGAGAGGAGATGTTAGCACTTTATATCAAAGACAACAAG GTCCCGGAGGACATGCAGGATAAGGAATTCGCTGCTGTTCTGCAGGAAGAGCCCATGCAGCCGCTGGCATTGGTGCCTCTCACTGAGGAGGAGCAG AGGAACTTCTCCATGTCGGTGAACAGCGTGGCCGTACAGCGGCTCTTGGGGAGGCCGGCAGGCGGAGCTTCCCCGGCCGGCGTGGTCCGAGGACGAGGCGCCACCCGAGGCGGCAGAG GCCGGGGCCGTGCAGAAAGTAGCACCTTTTACCAAAGATGTATTGAAGATGCTGAGGTTAGCTTTGGGCGGAGCTCCAGAGAGATACATCGTAGCCAGAGCTGGGATGACCG AGGCGAGCGTCGCTTTGAGAAACCCCTCCGCCGGGAGGGAGGACGCCCTGGTTTCGAGGAGTCGGCGGGTCCCGGGGCACCCGGGAGGAAGGAGTACACAAGGGCTGACAGCGATAACTGGCGCACCCTCCGGGAGGAGCAAGAGGGGGAGGAGCCTGAGCCGGGAAGCAACTGGAGAGTCGCCGGACCCCGCAGAGACG ATGGCGGTCCCCGCTCAGCGGGCTGGCGGGATCACGGCGGTCCGGGCGAAGGGCGCCGGCGCAAGTTCGATTTTGACTTCGGGGGCTCCGAAGCCACCGGCGCCGGCCGTCGGCGCGCCGGCAGCGAAGGGCCCGAGGACGATCGGGACGGCCTGCCCGAGTGGTGTATGGATGAGGAGGACGGCGGGATGGGGACCTTTGACTCCTCCGGCGCGTTCATGCCCATGAAG AAGGGTGGCAAGGATACAATCTTGGAGGAAGACTTGGAGTTCAAGGGCatcgaggaagaagaggaggagagtCCTCCCGACGCCGACAGGCCCGGCGGCGATGGCGACAAAGACCGCAAAGAAGCCGCTTCGCCTTCCATGGACGCAGAGGCAAAGCCGGCGCCGCCCACTTCGTCCCCACCTACCCATTGTGCCCCTCCATCTCTGGAGCCCCTGCCCAGCTACCGCGGCCCACCCGCCGACAACGTTCAGCTGAGCAACAGCCACCCTTTAAAAGACAGTAGCGCACCGAGCGAAG ATTTGTCTCTGGTCGTTGGATCCAAGACGCAGGCCAGCCCAAACActgcctcctcttcctcctcctcctcggcgCTGCCTCCGCCACCGCCATCTTCCGCTGCTCCGCTCCTCCCTACGTCCGGGGTGGGAGACATTGAGGATGACGAGGGAATGAAACACCTGCAACAG GAGGCCGAGAAGATGGTGGCATCGCTGCAGGACACCTCCTTGGAAGAAGAGTGTTTCACGCAGGCTCTGCAGCAGGAGAGCCGCAACACGGCGGCCGCCCTGCCTCTGTCGCACGAGGCCGCCATGAAGTGGTTTTACAAAGACCCGCAGGGAGAGATTCAGG GTCCCTTCACCACGGTGGAGATGTGCGAGTGGTTCCAAGCGGGCTACTTCACCATGACCCTCCTGGTCAAGCGGGGCTGCGACGAGGGCTTCCAACCACTGGGCGAAGTCATCAAGATGTGGGGCCGAGTCCCCTTCGCCCCAGGTCCCTCCCCGCCTCCCCTGCTGGTGAGGCAGCCCCCACCAACGCAGCGCCCGCAGCCCACCCGGGGCCCCGCAGGAACCGGGAGTCAGAGCTCGGCCAACATCGACGATGGGAAAGGATGGATGCAGAAGGGAGGGAAGATGGATAGACAGGCCACG GGAAACCTGGATCAGGAGCGTCTGAAGAAACAGCAGGAACTGGCCGCGGCGGCTCTCTATCAGCAACTCCAACAGCAGCAGTTATTCCAGCTCATTAACAG gtgcagTGAGCAGGGTATGATGCCTTCGATGAACAGGTCGATGTCAGTGCCAGATACAGGGTCCATGTGGGACATGCATACCTCAGCTTCACAGCCATCAG GTGGTGAAGCCAGTCTTTGGGACATAACAATGAATCCTTCTACTCAGGGTCCAACTCTGGAACAGCTTCAAAAG CTCCAGCAGGAGAGGCGAGAAGCCGAACTCAGGGCGAagcgggaggaggaggagcaacgCAAAAGGAGGGAGGAGAAGAGGAGACAACAAGAGGAACAAAAGAGAAGGGAGGACGAGGATCTTTTTAGACGCAAGCAG TGCCGCCAGCAGCAGGAGTTGATCATGAAGCTCCTGCAGCAGGGGCCGGGGGCCGGCAGCTCCAGCTGGAGTGGGGCGTCTTCCTCTGGGCTCTCCAAAACGGGGAAGCCCCAAACGCTGACTCTGCTGGAGATGCAGCAGGAGACGGAGAGGCTCTtgaagcagcagcagcatcaaCAGCAGAGggttcagcagcagcagcagcagcagaggGAGCGG CACTCGGGCATGTCCATGGGGAGTTCCTCCATGGGGAGCCAGTGGGTGGACAGCGTGGGGCTGTGGGGAGGCCCCGGAGGCATGGAGGGGAAGAGCGGCAGCATGGGCATGTGGGAGGAGGCCGTCAAGAACCAGGCCAGCCTGCGCGGCAATGGCAACAATAACCTGGGCTTGAAGAACAGCCGCAGCAGCCCTTCGCTCAG CGAGCAGTACATGATGCGGCGCAAGCGCACCGACGATGAGGACAAGCTGCTGAAGCTCTTGCAGGGCATGAAACCTCAGGACGGTTTCACCACCTGGTGTGAGCAGATGCTGCACGCCCTCAACACCTCCGCTTGCAACTCCTCTTCTCCGGATG TCGCCACGATCGTGGCGTACCTGAAGGAGGTGGAGTCTCCCTATGCAGTGTTGGACTTCATCCGGTCCTACCTGGGGGACACCGTGGAAGCCAAAGAGTTCGCCAAACAGTTTCTGGAACGACGTGCCAAACAGAAAGCCAACCAACagaggcagcagcagcag CTATCAAAGGAGGTGGCTGGCCTGAACATGAACTTCCCTCTGCAA GACTCCATGCGAGGTATGAATGCCAGCACCCTGCAGTCCATGTTCCAAGCCAACCACATGGGCAAGGTTGGTCTCTATGAAAACCAAGGagggaagatgaaaaaaaaacagcccgtGATGCTGCACACCGATCCCAGCATCTTAG GCTACTCATTCCACAGTACGGCCGAGTGTCTGAGCCTAAATGAGATGGAGATGGTGGAGGATTACTGA
- the gigyf1a gene encoding GRB10-interacting GYF protein 1 isoform X5, with protein MTAETLNFGPEWLRALSSGGSVTSPPPSPAMPKYKLADYRYGREEMLALYIKDNKVPEDMQDKEFAAVLQEEPMQPLALVPLTEEEQRNFSMSVNSVAVQRLLGRPAGGASPAGVVRGRGATRGGRGRGRAESSTFYQRCIEDAEVSFGRSSREIHRSQSWDDRGERRFEKPLRREGGRPGFEESAGPGAPGRKEYTRADSDNWRTLREEQEGEEPEPGSNWRVAGPRRDDGGPRSAGWRDHGGPGEGRRRKFDFDFGGSEATGAGRRRAGSEGPEDDRDGLPEWCMDEEDGGMGTFDSSGAFMPMKGGKDTILEEDLEFKGIEEEEEESPPDADRPGGDGDKDRKEAASPSMDAEAKPAPPTSSPPTHCAPPSLEPLPSYRGPPADNVQLSNSHPLKDSSAPSEDLSLVVGSKTQASPNTASSSSSSSALPPPPPSSAAPLLPTSGVGDIEDDEGMKHLQQEAEKMVASLQDTSLEEECFTQALQQESRNTAAALPLSHEAAMKWFYKDPQGEIQGPFTTVEMCEWFQAGYFTMTLLVKRGCDEGFQPLGEVIKMWGRVPFAPGPSPPPLLVRQPPPTQRPQPTRGPAGTGSQSSANIDDGKGWMQKGGKMDRQATGNLDQERLKKQQELAAAALYQQLQQQQLFQLINRCSEQGMMPSMNRSMSVPDTGSMWDMHTSASQPSGGEASLWDITMNPSTQGPTLEQLQKLQQERREAELRAKREEEEQRKRREEKRRQQEEQKRREDEDLFRRKQLQCRQQQELIMKLLQQGPGAGSSSWSGASSSGLSKTGKPQTLTLLEMQQETERLLKQQQHQQQRVQQQQQQQRERHSGMSMGSSSMGSQWVDSVGLWGGPGGMEGKSGSMGMWEEAVKNQASLRGNGNNNLGLKNSRSSPSLSEQYMMRRKRTDDEDKLLKLLQGMKPQDGFTTWCEQMLHALNTSACNSSSPDVATIVAYLKEVESPYAVLDFIRSYLGDTVEAKEFAKQFLERRAKQKANQQRQQQQLSKEVAGLNMNFPLQDSMRGMNASTLQSMFQANHMGKVGLYENQGGKMKKKQPVMLHTDPSILGYSFHSTAECLSLNEMEMVEDY; from the exons ATGACTGCTGAGACTCTCAACTTCGGCCCAGAATG GCTCCGTGCACTGTCCAGTGGGGGGAGTGTGACGTCCCCTCCTCCATCCCCCGCCATGCCAAAGTACAAGCTGGCCGATTACCGCTACGGCCGAGAGGAGATGTTAGCACTTTATATCAAAGACAACAAG GTCCCGGAGGACATGCAGGATAAGGAATTCGCTGCTGTTCTGCAGGAAGAGCCCATGCAGCCGCTGGCATTGGTGCCTCTCACTGAGGAGGAGCAG AGGAACTTCTCCATGTCGGTGAACAGCGTGGCCGTACAGCGGCTCTTGGGGAGGCCGGCAGGCGGAGCTTCCCCGGCCGGCGTGGTCCGAGGACGAGGCGCCACCCGAGGCGGCAGAG GCCGGGGCCGTGCAGAAAGTAGCACCTTTTACCAAAGATGTATTGAAGATGCTGAGGTTAGCTTTGGGCGGAGCTCCAGAGAGATACATCGTAGCCAGAGCTGGGATGACCG AGGCGAGCGTCGCTTTGAGAAACCCCTCCGCCGGGAGGGAGGACGCCCTGGTTTCGAGGAGTCGGCGGGTCCCGGGGCACCCGGGAGGAAGGAGTACACAAGGGCTGACAGCGATAACTGGCGCACCCTCCGGGAGGAGCAAGAGGGGGAGGAGCCTGAGCCGGGAAGCAACTGGAGAGTCGCCGGACCCCGCAGAGACG ATGGCGGTCCCCGCTCAGCGGGCTGGCGGGATCACGGCGGTCCGGGCGAAGGGCGCCGGCGCAAGTTCGATTTTGACTTCGGGGGCTCCGAAGCCACCGGCGCCGGCCGTCGGCGCGCCGGCAGCGAAGGGCCCGAGGACGATCGGGACGGCCTGCCCGAGTGGTGTATGGATGAGGAGGACGGCGGGATGGGGACCTTTGACTCCTCCGGCGCGTTCATGCCCATGAAG GGTGGCAAGGATACAATCTTGGAGGAAGACTTGGAGTTCAAGGGCatcgaggaagaagaggaggagagtCCTCCCGACGCCGACAGGCCCGGCGGCGATGGCGACAAAGACCGCAAAGAAGCCGCTTCGCCTTCCATGGACGCAGAGGCAAAGCCGGCGCCGCCCACTTCGTCCCCACCTACCCATTGTGCCCCTCCATCTCTGGAGCCCCTGCCCAGCTACCGCGGCCCACCCGCCGACAACGTTCAGCTGAGCAACAGCCACCCTTTAAAAGACAGTAGCGCACCGAGCGAAG ATTTGTCTCTGGTCGTTGGATCCAAGACGCAGGCCAGCCCAAACActgcctcctcttcctcctcctcctcggcgCTGCCTCCGCCACCGCCATCTTCCGCTGCTCCGCTCCTCCCTACGTCCGGGGTGGGAGACATTGAGGATGACGAGGGAATGAAACACCTGCAACAG GAGGCCGAGAAGATGGTGGCATCGCTGCAGGACACCTCCTTGGAAGAAGAGTGTTTCACGCAGGCTCTGCAGCAGGAGAGCCGCAACACGGCGGCCGCCCTGCCTCTGTCGCACGAGGCCGCCATGAAGTGGTTTTACAAAGACCCGCAGGGAGAGATTCAGG GTCCCTTCACCACGGTGGAGATGTGCGAGTGGTTCCAAGCGGGCTACTTCACCATGACCCTCCTGGTCAAGCGGGGCTGCGACGAGGGCTTCCAACCACTGGGCGAAGTCATCAAGATGTGGGGCCGAGTCCCCTTCGCCCCAGGTCCCTCCCCGCCTCCCCTGCTGGTGAGGCAGCCCCCACCAACGCAGCGCCCGCAGCCCACCCGGGGCCCCGCAGGAACCGGGAGTCAGAGCTCGGCCAACATCGACGATGGGAAAGGATGGATGCAGAAGGGAGGGAAGATGGATAGACAGGCCACG GGAAACCTGGATCAGGAGCGTCTGAAGAAACAGCAGGAACTGGCCGCGGCGGCTCTCTATCAGCAACTCCAACAGCAGCAGTTATTCCAGCTCATTAACAG gtgcagTGAGCAGGGTATGATGCCTTCGATGAACAGGTCGATGTCAGTGCCAGATACAGGGTCCATGTGGGACATGCATACCTCAGCTTCACAGCCATCAG GTGGTGAAGCCAGTCTTTGGGACATAACAATGAATCCTTCTACTCAGGGTCCAACTCTGGAACAGCTTCAAAAG CTCCAGCAGGAGAGGCGAGAAGCCGAACTCAGGGCGAagcgggaggaggaggagcaacgCAAAAGGAGGGAGGAGAAGAGGAGACAACAAGAGGAACAAAAGAGAAGGGAGGACGAGGATCTTTTTAGACGCAAGCAG CTTCAGTGCCGCCAGCAGCAGGAGTTGATCATGAAGCTCCTGCAGCAGGGGCCGGGGGCCGGCAGCTCCAGCTGGAGTGGGGCGTCTTCCTCTGGGCTCTCCAAAACGGGGAAGCCCCAAACGCTGACTCTGCTGGAGATGCAGCAGGAGACGGAGAGGCTCTtgaagcagcagcagcatcaaCAGCAGAGggttcagcagcagcagcagcagcagaggGAGCGG CACTCGGGCATGTCCATGGGGAGTTCCTCCATGGGGAGCCAGTGGGTGGACAGCGTGGGGCTGTGGGGAGGCCCCGGAGGCATGGAGGGGAAGAGCGGCAGCATGGGCATGTGGGAGGAGGCCGTCAAGAACCAGGCCAGCCTGCGCGGCAATGGCAACAATAACCTGGGCTTGAAGAACAGCCGCAGCAGCCCTTCGCTCAG CGAGCAGTACATGATGCGGCGCAAGCGCACCGACGATGAGGACAAGCTGCTGAAGCTCTTGCAGGGCATGAAACCTCAGGACGGTTTCACCACCTGGTGTGAGCAGATGCTGCACGCCCTCAACACCTCCGCTTGCAACTCCTCTTCTCCGGATG TCGCCACGATCGTGGCGTACCTGAAGGAGGTGGAGTCTCCCTATGCAGTGTTGGACTTCATCCGGTCCTACCTGGGGGACACCGTGGAAGCCAAAGAGTTCGCCAAACAGTTTCTGGAACGACGTGCCAAACAGAAAGCCAACCAACagaggcagcagcagcag CTATCAAAGGAGGTGGCTGGCCTGAACATGAACTTCCCTCTGCAA GACTCCATGCGAGGTATGAATGCCAGCACCCTGCAGTCCATGTTCCAAGCCAACCACATGGGCAAGGTTGGTCTCTATGAAAACCAAGGagggaagatgaaaaaaaaacagcccgtGATGCTGCACACCGATCCCAGCATCTTAG GCTACTCATTCCACAGTACGGCCGAGTGTCTGAGCCTAAATGAGATGGAGATGGTGGAGGATTACTGA